The genome window CAGAGGGAGCTCGGGACATCTTCATACGGGAGGTGGAAGAGGCTGGGAATTTTCTGGCGATCCGAGACGCTGATTCGGATGAGTATTACCTCAACGGGAATTACATCATTCAGTGGAATGGAGAGTATGAGGCAGGTGGTACAAAGTTTCAATACGACCGCAGCGGCAACATGGAGAATCTGACCTCGGAAGGACCGACGACCAGACCCGTCATGATTCAGGTACCGACAAATATACCCAAATTTGTCTTTTCGAAAGCAATggattgcaaaaaaaaaacatttggagacgcaaagattacatttttttgctgtgccagagaaataaaaatagaattgaAAATGACTTGAATGAACATTGCATTGTCAAATGATGTGGATGCGAATTGTGCAGCTGTTGTTTCAAGAGCTCAACCCCGGTGTGAGGTACGAGTACACCATCAAGAGAAGTCACCCGCTTGGAAATGAAATTCTTGAACCTGAATACACCTGGAAGCGCGGAGCCTGGTCCGACTGCAGCGCCACCTGTGGGTTTGGTATGGAACAAGATTTATCTTCATTCAATCCATAATTAAACCGAGCCATCATGACTTACGACTTGCATATCAGTAGTTCAACTTTCGACactcattaaagaaaaatatccTTTTTCGGACTCGTCCCACAGCTTTTGATATTCTGCAAATTCTAAATCGTCATCTAAATCAATTCTAAAATCAGATCTGCGTGCTTGATTTATAAGCGCAGTATGAATTTGTTGTACACTTTCGTTGATCGTTTTCAAACAGGTGTGCAGCATCAACCCGTGCGCTGTTTCGAGGCAGAGGTGGGCGTGGTCGAGGAAACCCTCTGTGACCCCGGTACGCGTCCTGACGACAGACATcgcaaatgtaaaaacatggaTTGTCGTGCCAGGTATGACGCCACGTGGCAGTTATAGTGAATAGATCAAGTGAAAAGCACTGACTCACTGCTGCCCTCAGGTGGTGGGTCGGCGGATGGCAGGCGTGTTCGGCTACATGCGGCCCGGGTGGAGTGAGAAAGCGCACAGTTCTGTGTGTGCGTCCGGTTGCTGGAGAGGAGCGCGTTCTGCACCCCGGAGACTGCAAACAGATGCTCAAACCCAAACCCGTGCTACCTTGTAGCCGAGACGTGCCGTGCGGGTCAGAATGGGTTGTGGGGAACTGGACAGAGGTGGGtgttacgtttttttttttacggatggtaacctttttttttattgaccaACTCTTTTGTGTGTGTCCTGCAGTGCTCTCTGTCCTGCGAAGGAGGCGTCAAAACCAGAGCGGTCAAGTGTGTGGCCAAACGGCCGGGTCAGTGCGACCCCGCCAATCGACCGCGCTCCACGATCCTGTGTAACCTCCAGAGCTGCTCGTCCGATAACAAATGGACCGGCTCCCCCTTTCGACCTCGATTCCGTCCAAGAGTCCCTCCCAAAATCTCAACCACTCCACCAAACCCCCCCACCGTCACCGACTATACAACACAAGCCAGCACTCCGCTAACAGCCACAACCCCGTCTGACTTTATCCATGAGGAGGATCAAGGCTTTATTTTGGTTAAGGATGTTGAGGAAGACATGGGTGGTCGTGAGAAAGGTCCGGCGGAAGAAGAGGAAGGTAGCACAGACCTGACTCCTGACAAAACATACACGCCCGGTTATGATTACATAGTGGGAGAGGAGGAACGAAAGGATGATTTCATCCCTACAAGAACGGCATCATATGTCCAAACAACCGCTGGAACGTCTCTCCACGCGAGTCACCCGACGACTGTTACATCACCTAACGtccacacaacaaaacaagtgaCCAGCACATGTCAAACCACTGTACCCCCAGTGTTAAGTTCTTCCACTTTTAAGTGGGTATCAAGCTCAAAACTACCCTCGACGGCGCCACACGTCACAGGTGAGAGACAACGAGAGCCCGTCCATACAGTGACGATACCGAGAGTAACCACGAACAACACGAGACATGTCAACAGAGACCTCAAAGTGCCAAAAGCGGTCAAGCAGAGGCCAGAAACGGTCGGCAGCACCGGGGATTATGGGAACCTGAATACACCAAATCCCATCAGGagaaatgcattctgggaagTGGGCAACTGGAGTGATGTAAGAACGCACATGTCATCATTATATTTAGATCTAGTTGTAAGAAGAAAGGAAAAAGAAGTGGTGATGCTTTAGCCAAAgaggtgttctgggtggttgccaaGGATGTTGGAAGTGGTTGCTAGGTTAGTTTAGGACTCATGACGCTCTTTCTTTGCAGTGCTCTGCTACGTGTGGTGTGGGTGCGATGTGGCGGTCTGTATTCTGCGGTTCAGAGCGAGATGAAGATTGTGCCAGCGTGAAGAAACCAGAACCAGCTCAACGTTGCAGCCTGCGGCCGTGTGCCATCTGGAGGACTGGAAACTGGAGCAAGGTGACGTCAGACCTCTGTATGAATGTCGGAATGACGCGAACTGTGACGTGACAGCTTTCTGTGTGTGTCGGTAGTGTCCTGAAGGATGCGTCAGTGATGTGAAGCATCGTGACGTGCAGTGCATGGATACACAGAGCGGACGTCCTCTGAGGCCGTTTCATTGTCAGGCGCTGTCGTATAAACCGTCCACCAGCGCCCCCTGTAACACTCAGGCCTGTCTACAGTGGAAGACGTCATCCTGGGGCGAGGTACTGACCCCACGACCCACATGCACCTCAGGATTGATTAATCTGATGATAATCATATTCTAGGGTCAATGTGGTTATTTAGATTTATATATTGTAGTTTTAAGattaaagggaaaaaaacattctgaaattATTTACTGTCATGAAATGACATGTGGCTGaattaataatgacagaatttccatttttgggtataatattttttttcaattattgttttagGTCAGTTTTTTTTGAAtagtttttaattaatttgtttttattaatttaagtttttagtttacatgtttttttttcattgctaGGGCAACATTTCATATCATTTAGTTTTTCAAAGGATCTGAAATATATGTAATGAGGCctatattttgctttatttcaattaaaataaatcattgttaATGTTTTAGTTTCAGATAATTAAAACCATAATTTCTAGACTAAAAACATGAGTTGTAGCAGctgttattatagttttgtttttgagttatttgtaattaatttgtatttttttagtatttctatatattcaaattaatttataatattgttCGTTACATTTTTAGGAATTTTTAGTTTTGTAACTTTATTATTATCACTATGTAAGTacattttttctccatttttcaaatttgtatttattttcagtttataatTTTAGTTCTCAACTAAACCAAGATAAACAATGCCTCTGCATTAATCTGAAataagttttttaaataatatttattttgatttctgtgttttatttgatttcaatgaatgACATTCTTTTACAGAAAGTTGTGGTTTTTTGTCAGATGCAACAAATGAGAATTGAATTAAGATGACAAATTTCGGTCTATTATTATAACTTTCATGTCACATTAAGGACATATATGAACTGTACTCTGCTCACATGGACCCGtgacatgtatgtgtttatgtgattGACAGTGTTCTGAAAGCTGTGGTCAGGGATGGAGGAAGAGGCTTGTGTATTGTCCCGAGGATCATCGCTGTAACGTCACGATCAAACCTGACAGCACAGAACCGTGTCATCTGAAGCCCTGTACCCGCTGGCTGTCTGACACCTGGAGCACGGTAACTGACTGCAGAAAAGACCATTAAACACTCAAACGTTCTCTTAAAATCAACTTATTTTCATTTAAGATGGTTCGTACTGGGGACGTTcagcataaaaaaaaacttctgcCCGATATTCTTCTCGTGTCATTGGTTGACAGTGTTCCAGAAGCTGTGGTGGAGGACTTCAGAAGCGTGTTGTGAAGTGTGTAAACAAGGAGACCAGAGAAGAAGAGAAAACATCACTGTGTGCACAGAATACACAACCAGACAGCGTTCAGACCTGCAATACAGACCGCTGCAAAACTGAGCGTGAAGGTGAATGTAACAACATCATTTT of Triplophysa dalaica isolate WHDGS20190420 chromosome 4, ASM1584641v1, whole genome shotgun sequence contains these proteins:
- the adamts12 gene encoding A disintegrin and metalloproteinase with thrombospondin motifs 7 isoform X2, translated to MTTRAGRPPSAPRGLLNLSDGPLLIEPIRGHVPNITHPQQPHVIYRSSAWGGLRRRRSTDEHDVPHSPCGVKDGAGYSQQLDQERERWEQRQQRGDGNRDPDQEWERPRRISRRSISKERWVETMVVGDSKLMDYHGSGNVESYIFTIMNMVAGIFHDASIGNAIHIVLVRLILLHGDEGLKIVHHADTTLNSFCTWQKNINAQSDTHPAHHDVAVLITRKDICAGMNQPCETLGLSHLSGMCQPHRSCNINEDSGLPVAFTIAHELGHSFGIPHDGQGNDCELVGKQPFIMSRQLHYDSSPLTWSSCSKDYITRFLDRGWGFCLDDRLSKRDLTTPVSAPGVRYSPKHQCQLQYGPDATFCSAVDNVCQTLWCSVNGSCRSKLDSPIDGTRCGAEKWCISGECVIVGKLPETVNGGWGPWSTWSHCSRTCGAGVQSADRECNQPKPEFGGKYCTGERKRYRICNTKPCVRQQPSFREMQCSEFDTVPYHNELYEWIPVASTSRPCELQCKPADEDFSEKMLDAVTDGTPCFMNNSSRNICINGVCKEVGCDFGINSNAKEDSCGVCLGDGSACETVKQTFVGQDGFGYKNLVFIPEGARDIFIREVEEAGNFLAIRDADSDEYYLNGNYIIQWNGEYEAGGTKFQYDRSGNMENLTSEGPTTRPVMIQLLFQELNPGVRYEYTIKRSHPLGNEILEPEYTWKRGAWSDCSATCGFGVQHQPVRCFEAEVGVVEETLCDPGTRPDDRHRKCKNMDCRARWWVGGWQACSATCGPGGVRKRTVLCVRPVAGEERVLHPGDCKQMLKPKPVLPCSRDVPCGSEWVVGNWTECSLSCEGGVKTRAVKCVAKRPGQCDPANRPRSTILCNLQSCSSDNKWTGSPFRPRFRPRVPPKISTTPPNPPTVTDYTTQASTPLTATTPSDFIHEEDQGFILVKDVEEDMGGREKGPAEEEEGSTDLTPDKTYTPGYDYIVGEEERKDDFIPTRTASYVQTTAGTSLHASHPTTVTSPNVHTTKQVTSTCQTTVPPVLSSSTFKWVSSSKLPSTAPHVTGERQREPVHTVTIPRVTTNNTRHVNRDLKVPKAVKQRPETVGSTGDYGNLNTPNPIRRNAFWEVGNWSDCSATCGVGAMWRSVFCGSERDEDCASVKKPEPAQRCSLRPCAIWRTGNWSKCPEGCVSDVKHRDVQCMDTQSGRPLRPFHCQALSYKPSTSAPCNTQACLQWKTSSWGECSESCGQGWRKRLVYCPEDHRCNVTIKPDSTEPCHLKPCTRWLSDTWSTCSRSCGGGLQKRVVKCVNKETREEEKTSLCAQNTQPDSVQTCNTDRCKTEREGPVCKKNSMSARFCEKLKLLGRCSLRSILKQCCVTCMM